GCTACGCCAGAGTCGAGTCCCAACAGCTGCGCCTCGGCCCGTTCCAGGAGAGCTTCTTCAGCAGGCGTCACCTCGAATGTCACCCGTGGATCGATCATGGCGTCACGAATCTCAACCACTTCGCGATGCAATCGTCCTTCAGGATCGTCAAGACTGGCGCCGAGGGCATCAGTACTGCTGAGCCCGGGGCGAACGCTCGTGGCCCGCTGCCAGAGCGGTTCCAGCTCCCCCGTGATCTGCGCTATCTGCGCGCGCCGTGTGCGTTCACGCAACGACCTGACAACTGGTTGCCCCGCGAACCCGGCGCACAAGAACAGGAAAGTGAGCAGCGAGAGCGGCCCGTATACTTCGCCGAACGTGCTCATCAGTTCCAGGTGACTCGCGACATGTGCTACATCCATTACGAGGACCACGACGGCCAAACCGACGCCGCACGCCGAGCCAAGGAGCAGGAGGAGTGCGGGGATGCGCTGAATGCCGGTGCCGACGCGAAGTTGGCGTGCCGCCAACGCAAACATGGCCGCCAGGACGATGCCGCAGTAGGTGAAGCCGATCATTGAGTAGGCGGCCGTTACCGGCTGGTCGCCGAGGTCAAGCATGAATGTCGCGGTCGACGCCCCGCGGTCGATGAAAAAGAACAACACCGTCGTCGTGACCAGGGCAAGGATCAGGGCGGGGCGCCCGACGGCTGCTCGCACCAAGCGGGGACGATACTCACCAGCCTTCATCGCCGCGCGGCCCAGAAAGAAGAGCCCAATCATCAAGAGCGCGTCGGAAAGCAGAGTCGTGATGTTCGTTCCGCCAAGGAAAGGATCGACGGCCAGGTAGATCGCATCAACGTTGAGGGTCATCGCGATCGCGATCGTGACCGATGCGTACGTAATGCTGCGGTCTGGGCGCCCTCGTCGCAGGATCAGCAGGCTCGCGACGAGAACCCACATGAGGATCGCAACGAGCGTCTGGATCATCCGAAGACCTCGAAGTAGCGAGACTCCGCGAAAGCGGACCCTCGGATCCCTGCCGCGAGCCGGTCCGCGAGAGACTCCGCGGCAATCTCGGTGTCGGAATCAAGGTCCTGCCGCCTGAGCAGGCGGGCGCGAGTGTGCGGAGGAATGTCAGGCAGGAGCACGTCCGTCTCTGTGCACTCGTCGCCGTCGCAGTGGCCCAGGATCATGTGTGACAGCTCGTGCAGCACAAACTGCTGGCGATGCAGAGCCGAATCAGTGCGAGCGTGGATGATGATGTCGTCTGCGTCGGTGGTGAGCCACACCGCACACAGGCCGTCGTGATCGCCGATCTCGGCAAGCTCGACGATACGCAGGCGACGCCTCCTCCGTTGCTGCACGACACCGTAGAGATCGTCGAAGGTGAAGACACTGCCGAGGGCAAGATCCGAGACGGCCGTGGAGACGACCTGTTCGATATTCACGTTGCGCTCACCTCCTTCGAGGGCACTTCGCGGCATCGACTCGGCTACGTGAGCGACGCCGTCATTGCTTATCTGTGTGTGTCATTTCCTCATCCAGGAATTTGCTGATTGCTTGGAGCGCCTTCGGTGAAATGTCTCCAAGAGTGCGTGCCGCATACGACTTCACCTTCGCCGCACGCATCGAGCGCACGAGATCGAGCTGTGCGCTCACCTTCTCGGGAACTACGGCGTCGTTCGCGCCGATCAAGAAGTCGGTGTCGACGTCGAAGAACGATGCAAGCCCGGCAAAGACGGCGGGGTCTTGAACGTACCGGTGCCCATTGACCATGTACGTCCAGCGCGACCGTGACAGGTTGGTGCCGCGATCCCGGAGAAACGCCGCAATCTGCGAGTAGGTCGGCTCGGAGCCGGTCTCGGCGATTGCAACATCGAGCAACAGCCGCAGGCGCTTCGCAAGATCCGCGGCCGCAGCGGTGCTCTCGTCGTCGGTCATGCGCGCTGACCTCCTTCGCTCGCGGTGAGAAGCATCCTCGGCAGGGTAATCCCGGCACGTTACGCATGCTCAATATAGCCGTTGAGCATGAACAAATCAAGGGTTGCGCATGTTCAACGGTCGATGTTAGAAACGAAGCCCCGCACGTTTTGAGCATGCTCAACGCCCGGGAGTCTCTGGACCCTTCGATCACTCTTAGGGAGGTGAACCATGCCCAGATTCTGGCTGCCCACGCATTGTCGACCGCAATCGCGCCGAAACGAGTCGCTACGTCGTGCGGTTGGAACCCGCAGGGGCATCCGCAGAGTTCGTGGAGTCGCTCGCCCACCTCACCGGTGTATCGCCACGCACTCCTGCGACGTGGCGCGCCGGAGAGGAGGGCACCCGATGGTGTCGACAGAGGAACGCCGTGCCACCCGCGAAGCGAAGCTCGACGAGCTGCACGAGAAACTCACCGAAGCGGTGGAAAAGCTAGTTTCCGGCGAAGACTGGGCAGCTGCGCTCCGGTTCGCAGCCAGGTTCCGCAGCCGCTCGTTCAACAACACACTGCTCATCTGGATGCAGCACACCGCCGCTTTCGAAGCGGGACTCGTGTCCGAGCCGATGCCGTCATATGTGGCCGGGTACAAGCAATGGCAGCAGTTGGGCCGTCAGGTCGAGAGGGGGCAGCCTGGATATCAGATTCTCGCTCCGGTGACCGGTCGGTTCGCGTCGGCGACGCCTGCGGATCCAGCGTCGTGGCGGCGGCTCAACCGATTCGAAAAGCCTCGACCGAGCGAGGAAGTCCGCTCGAAGATGATCGGCGTTCGCCCCGCCTACGTGTGGGACGCGGCGCAAACTTCTGGCGACGCACTTCCAACTCCACCTGCGCCAACGCTACTGAAGGGTGACGCACCAGAGGGCCTCTGGGCGGGGTTGGCCGAGCGAATTGAGGCGGCAGGCTTTCAGCTCCTCAATGTGGAACACGAAGGCCTGATCCACGGGGCGAACGGCGTCACGGACTACATGGAGAAGACCGTCAAGGTCCGCGAGAACATGGATCCCGCCGCGCGCGTGAAGACGCTTGCGCACGAACTCGCCCATGTGCTGATGCACGGCCCTGATCAAGATGCCGCGCGGCAACACCGGGGAGTCGGCGAGGTGGAGGCCGAGTCCGTCGCGCTCATGATTGGCGCTGCACACGGGATGGACACCGGCGACTACACCATCCCCTATGTCACTTCGTGGGCTGCAAACGTCGACGGCCAGGAACCCGCGGAGATCGTGCGTGCGACCGGAGAACGAGTGCGCGCCACCGCCATGAAAATCCTCGACCAGCTGGACACGCAGATGATCGGCGACGGCACGCCCCCTGGGCTCGATCGCACCGCCGGGCGCACGAACTCCGCCCCCGCCGGGCGCGCGAACGTCGCACCAACGAGCGCGGCCAGCCCAGGGCAGGCTGCAGCGCCCGAATCGCGAGGTCTGTGATGAGCGCGGCAGACTCGTTCGTTCAGGTCCTCGACCGAACGGGCCACGAGAAAGCACTCGGTCGAAGCGCACTCGCGTTGGTAGCGAGAGGCATCCCGGTCTTCCCATGTGCCGCTGGCGGGAAGCGCCCCGCTGTCGCGGGAGGATTTCACGCAGCGAGCGCCGAAGCCGACCTGGTGTGGCGTTGGTGGACTGCGATGCCCAACGGGAACATTGGGATGCCGACGGGCGCAGCCTCGGGCCTCGTTGTCGTCGATGTCGACGTGCACGGCGCTGTCGACGGATACTCGGCGCTGGAGCGTGCGCGACGCGAAGGGCTGGTGGATGGCTGGGTCGCAGCGGTGGAAACGCCCTCGGGTGGCCTGCACCTGTACTTCCCTGCGAGCGGCGATACGGACCAGAGGTCTTGGCAGTCGGCGCGAGCGGGAATCGACTTCCGCGGCGACGGCGGCTACATCATTGTGCCGCCCTCGGCACGAGCCATCGAGGGTGAAACGCGCCGCTACACGACTTTGCAACTCGCTCACAGAATGGGTCATCCGCTCGACGCACAGCGCCTTCGAGACTTCTTGGATCCTCCGCGGCGAGCCGCGGGCCCGGGCGATGCAGTCTCTGAGATGGCGCCCGCTGATCTCACGCGATTGGCATGTTGGGTATCCCGTCTCCAAGAAGGCGAGCGGAATCACGGCGTCTTCTGGGCAGCCTGCAAAATGGCGGAGAAAGATGTCCCCACAGGCGCGGCGCTCGACGCTCTGACGGCCGCGGGTGCGTCTGCTGGGCTCAGCGAGCGCGAAGTGACGACGACCGTCCGCTCGGCCTATCGAGCCGTGCAGGGCCGGTCATCTCAACGATTACCCGCGAGCGAACCGATGACCCGACCCCACCGACCACGACCGATCACAGATTCTCGGGCCTTGGCATGAGGACCATTCGGGCCCGCCGATCGGCGATCATCACCGCTGTCGCGGGCACGGTCTTCATCGCTGCAGGCGCGTTCTGGCTATCGTTCACCTCCCTGGCGGATCTCGCGGCCCGCTCGGGCATCGGCGCGGGTCAGGCATGGGCATGGCCGCTCATTGTCGACGGCGTCATCGTGGTATCAACCGTTGCAGTTGTTGCCCTCGCCGGGTCACGCTCCGCCTGGTACCCGTGGACGCTGCTTGCTGGAGCTGCTGCGGTTTCGGTGACGGCGAACTCGATCCATGCGGTGGTCGCCGCCGATGCCGACGTTCCAAGCGTGCTCGCCGCGGCTGTCGCTGCCGTTCCACCGGTGGTGCTGTTGGCAATCACGCACTTGACGGTGCTGCTCATGCGCACGCCGGTTGCCGCTACGGAGCGCTCCGAAGACGCGCCCCTCTCGCCCCAGGAACAGGCGACCGCCTTGCGTGACGAAGGGTGGTCGAACAAGCGCATCGCGCGCGAGCTGGACGTGCATCCGTCGACCGTCGGTCGCTGGTTCGCGAGCGTACCTACCGAACATGAACGGGCGCGTTCCGCACCCGACGAAACTGAGGACGCGACATGAACGAGAACACGGCCGACGTTAGCAACCACCCCAGCGATGCGCACGCCATCGATGTCACGACGAGGCACGAAGCGGCCGAGTTGGCGAGGCTCCGCAATCAGCGCAGGGGCTCGATACGCGATCCTGCGACATACCGAGGACGCGGTGTCGAATGGGTACGCCCGACCGACCTGGTGGCTCGCAGCAGCGCACGAGTGGCCGGTGCGGGGATCAATTTCCAGTCCGAGCTACATCGGCGCACGCGCGCAGCGGCACAGGACGGCACCCGGCGCATCGCCGAACGTGCACGCCACCTCCCTCCCCTATCGGCGTTTGGGCGCGGCGCCACGCGACCGGATGCGGGCCGCAGCCCGATCGGCACCGCCTGATCGTGAAGAGCGGACATCGTCATGGGCACCTCATCAGCATCCAACCTCCCCAATCGGGAGCGGGTGCGCACCTGCGTAGCAGGAGGTGCTCTTGTCATGACCACTCACTATTCCCCGTCGCACCCTGGCGAGGACTTCACCACGAGCGAAGGGTTGCGCGCACTGCTGCACCGGTTGCACCAGTCGGGCGCCCACGCATGGAAGCACGACCGCGTAGCCGCTGAACTCGCCGCGTTCGCTGCCGAGAAGTATGGAGCGCTCGCTCGGAAACACGGGCTCGACCCGTGGGAGGCCGCGTCCGCAGCCTTCGACGTGATGCGTACTCGTTCGGCGCGCGAAGCTGACGACCCCTGGGCCGTCGTCACTCGCGGCGTGCAGATCACCTGCATCGCCGAAGAGCGCGGGCAGGGGCTGCTGTGCGCCACGCACCAAGCTCGCCGCCCGCACGTCTCCGCATTCCATGACCCTGAACGATTCGCCGACCGCGAGAATCCTCTCGCCGACTACCATCCCGCGTTCCATGTGGTCGACAACTACCTCGAAACCGATGCTGACGACGCCGACAAGAATGACGAGGTAGGCACCGCCAGACAGGCGATCGAGGTCTCAATCGGGTTGTTTGCGACGTTGGGCTGGCCTGAAAGTACGACACGGGCCGCGATCGAGCACGTGTGCGGCGCGATCGCACAAGCAGGGTCTCGGCAGAGCGCCTACGAAGTGCTGCGCCGCGACAAGCATGCTCGCGCGCTCCTCGATCTTCCCGGCGATGCGTGGTCTGCCCTGCTGCACGCACTGCTCGGACACCCGAACCCCGCGTATCGCGCAACGAGCACCGGCCGCGGCATCCTCCTTCGCATCCTTGTCGGCGAGACTCTTCCTGACCTGCTGCTCGATGACGACCTCGTGTCGATCATCGTGACGTCCGCGCCCAAACACGGGAGCGGACGATGAGCACGCATGACGGGCACATTGAGCTGGAGCGAGCTGTCGACTCAATCCACGTTGGCCATCGTCACCGCAGGGATCTCGGGGAACTCGCTCTCCTCGCCGCGTCGATCGAACGGGATGGATTGCTGCAACCGATCACCGTGACGCCGGAGGGCAATCTCGTGTGTGGTGCCCGTCGGCTGGCCGCGATCAAGCGACTGGGATGGATGCACGTCAAAGTCTGGGTGCGCTCGGGGATCTCGGGAGAACTCGCGCACCTGCTTGCTGAGCAGGATGACAATGCGCTGCACAAGTCGCTCACCCAGCTGGAGAATGCCGCGTTGTACCGGGAGATCAAGACGTTGATGGCTGAGGATGCCGCCCGTCGCCAAGAAGCATCACGATTCAGCACCGAGAATCAGCCGGGAAATGACGGTGCCGCAAAATTTGCGGCACCGTCAGACTCTGTCGGAGACGCGCGCGAGCAGGCTGCCGCCATGATCCCGGAGGGCGCCTCGCACACGACGCTGGAGAAGATCAACTACCTGCAGCAGATGGCGGAAGACGAAAGTCAGCCCGACTCCGTGCGCGAAGGCGTCACGGCCGAGCTGAAACTCATCGGCTCAGGCGCTCCCGTGCACCCGAGCTTCCAGCGTGCTCGGCAGCTCGTGACCGCAGCACAACCCGATGGTGACGTTATGGATGTGGCGAAGCTGGCTGAGGAAGCACTCGCGCGTATCAAGACCGCTCCAAAGCCCAAACGACGACCTTCACCGACCGCGCTGACCTCGCGCGTCGACGGCGACGAGCCGTGGCCGATTCGCGCATTCGTCGTCACGTGGACGGAACTCGACGGCTGGTGGCGACACTTCGACGTCGATGAACTGGCCCACCAACTGAGTGACGCCGAGATCGAGATGTTCCTGCACGTTGTTGAAGCCACCGTTCAGGTTGCGGAGCAACTCCGTGCCGCGCGGGACATCGATCGGGCGGACGCCGAGTCGGCGACCCAGGTGGGGAACCTTCGCGCCCTCTGAACCGAGACTAATGCGGCGCACCTGTCCCGCATGAAGCTTCCTACCGCTCCCCGCGCACGCCGCACTCTGATCGCCCTCATCGCGGCTCTGTCGCTGGCGATCCTTGTCTCTGGCATCGGCATCTACGGACTCATCATCGGTTCAGGGCAACCCTCCGAGTGGAACGATCCTCCATCGTCAAGTGCTGCCCCGCACACAGAACCTTCTCGTGAGCCGACCTCACCACCTCGGATCCCGTCGATCCCACGTACCGCCGACGCCGAGGCGTTCGCACGCAGCGTCGCCGCAGCGCTGTTCACCTGGGACACCGGCAGTGGGTTCCTGCCGCTCGACTACACCGCAGTCATCCTCGACGTCGCCGACCCGACCGGCTTCGAACAGTCGGGACTCGCCGCCGACATCGCTACCTACCTGCCCACGCAGAGCGCGTGGGCGCAGCTGCGACCGTACGCGACGACGCAGCGTTTGGAGATCACCTCAGTGTTCGTGCCGGATGCCTGGGCTGACGCGGTCGCGCAGGCTCGCCCAGGGCAGCTGCCCGACGGCGCCGCCGCTTACACGATCGAGGGCATCCGCCATCGATCCGGCGTGTGGAATGGCGACCCGGTCAGCGCGGAGCAGCCGGTCGCGTTCACGATCTTCATGGCGTGCCCGGCCGACGACCCTTGCTATGTCCTACGGCTCTCGCAATTGAACACTCCGCTGCGTTAGGACGACTGGCTCATGATGAAGAAGCTCGCGATCGCAGTGGTCGCCTTGATGTTGCTCGCACCGACCCTCGGGCTCGTCACCGTCGGACTGGTGGCGAATCCTGCTGTCATCTCATGTCTTGCCTCGTCGGGGCTCACCGTCGGTAACGTGCCGGACTCTCTCGTGGTCACGACCGCAAATGGCGAGACGTTCTCCCTGGACAAGCAGCAGCTCACGCACGCTACGACGATCATCACCGTCGGATCGAGCATCGACGGTGTCACGAGGGATGCCATCCAGATTGCACTGATGGCGGCGCTGACCGAGTCGACGCTTCGACAGCTTGCGAACACCGGCGCCTACCCCGAGTCCGGCAACTATCCGAACGATGGGAATGGCTCCGATCACGACTCACTCGGCCTGTTCCAGATGCGACCGCAATCGGGCTGGGGCTCGGTCGCGGAGCTGATGGATCCCGAGTATCAAGCCAAAGCATTTTTCGGCGGCCCGACCGGCCCCAACTACCCCTCGCCCCGTGGTCTTCTGGACATCCCCGGCTGGCAGAGCATGGGCAAGGGCGAAGTCGCGCAAGCCGTCGAAGTGTCTGCGTACCCCGACCGGTACAACAACTACGAGCCCGTCGCCGAGACGATCCTCACGACACTCACGCGTGGCACATCGGCAGCGACGACGACGCCAACGGCCCCTTCGTCGCCTGTCGTCGACGTGGCGGAGGCCTCGCGCGTCGTGTTCCCCTTGCCGGAGGGAACCTGGGTACACACCAGTGATTTCGGTCCGCGTACCGATCCCCTCACCGGCGAGAGTGCCTTCCACAGCGGCACGGACTTCGCAGCGCCGGATGGGACACCGATCCTCGCCGCGGCCGACGGGGTCGTAACGGTTGCCGAGTTCTCTGGAGGCTACGGCGGCCTCATCGTGATCGAGCACCGCCTCGGCGGCGTGACGGTCGCGACCGCCTATGCGCACATGTGGCAGCACGGCATCCACGTCACCGTCGGCGAGCGCGTCATCGCGGGGCAACACATCGGCGATGTGGGGTCATCCGGGCGCTCAACGGGCCCTCATTTGCACTTCGAGGTTCGACCAGGTGGAACGAACGGCGAAGCAGTGGATGCCGCGAAGTGGCTCAATGATCACAACGCCGCAGATCTCCCCGAAGCTACGGCAGGAGCCGGATGTTCCGCTCTCGGAGGCGGCCTCTGATGAACGTGTTTCCTGACTTCGGCAGCCTCAGCGGCATCGGTGATCTCAGAGCCGTGATCGGCGCGATGCTCACCATCATCCTGATCGTCGCAGTACTCATGATCATCATCAGCGCGATCACCTGGGCGATCGCCACGTCGACGGGCAACCCGGGAGTCGCCGCGAAGGCGCGTGCCGGGGTCTTTGTCGCGCTCGGAGCAGCGATCCTCGCCGGTGGCGGCGTCACGTGGGTGAACTGGCTCATCAACATCGGCGGACAGCTGTAGTACTGCTGTTGGCCTCAGGCCCTGGCGGGAACTCTCGCCAGGGCCCGTTTTATTGCGTGTGACGGAGTGCGCACCTGGCTCTCGACCCTGTTTCGTCACCGCCGCGGGCGGTGCTCACGCCAAGGAGCCACCGTGTTCGAACTCATCACGACCCTCACCGCAGTTCTGCCGATGAACATCGACGTGACGCCCAACGACTCGGGGTTACCCGGGATCGGACAGTTGCGCGTCATCGTCGGCGCCGTCATGACGATCGGGCTGATCCTGTCCGTGCTCGCCCTGATCGTGTCGGCGATCGTGTGGGGATTCGGGGCGAACTCGTCCAATCCCCACCTCGCCTCCCGCGGCAAGCTCGGCGTACTCGTCTCCTGTGGCGCCGCCATCATCTGCGGTGCCTCCGTGACGCTGATCAACTTCTTCTGGAACGTCGGGCAGCAGGTGTGAGCTTCTTGAATCCCCCAACTTCGAGAGCAATGCCATGAGTGTCTGTGATATCCCCGTCATCGCCAATGTGTGCGACGCGGTCGGTGAAGGCGCCGCAACGCTGGTGTCTGCCCCATTCGACTGGCTGGCCGCGACGATGGGGCAAGCCGCCGGATGGCTCATCGCAGCCATGTGGACCATCTTCGACAGCACCACCCTCGTCGACGTCCAGTCGCAGGGCTACCTCGACGTCTACAACCTGCTCTTCGGTATCGGTGTCTTCATTGTGCTGCTCTTTTTCTGCTTCCAACTCATCCTGGGCCTGATCCGGCGCGAACCTGCTGCGCTCTCACGCGCGGCGCTCGGGGCAGCAAAGGCCGTGCTTGGTTCGTTCGTCGTCATCACGCTGACGGCAACGGCGCTGGAGATCGTCGACCAGCTCTCCATCGGCATCGTCCAAGCCGCGGGAGAAACAACCGAAACGATGGGCGATAAGATCGCGCTCCTCACGGCAGGCCTCACCACGATCAATATCGCTGCGCCCGGCGTCGGAGCGATCATCACGATCTTCCTCGCTGGGCTCATGATCTGCGCGGTCGCGATTGTCTGGTTCTCACTCATCATTCGCAAAGCTCTGCTGCTCGTGGCAATTGTGCTTGCGCCGATCGCCTTCGCGGGCGCTGCATGGGATGTCACTCGCGGATGGATCGGCAAATGGGTGGCGTTCGTCGTCGCCCTGATCGTGTCCAAGCTCGTGCTGGTCGTCGTGTTCCTCGTCGCCATCA
Above is a window of Leucobacter aridicollis DNA encoding:
- a CDS encoding DUF6112 family protein, whose amino-acid sequence is MNIDVTPNDSGLPGIGQLRVIVGAVMTIGLILSVLALIVSAIVWGFGANSSNPHLASRGKLGVLVSCGAAIICGASVTLINFFWNVGQQV
- a CDS encoding ParB N-terminal domain-containing protein, encoding MSTHDGHIELERAVDSIHVGHRHRRDLGELALLAASIERDGLLQPITVTPEGNLVCGARRLAAIKRLGWMHVKVWVRSGISGELAHLLAEQDDNALHKSLTQLENAALYREIKTLMAEDAARRQEASRFSTENQPGNDGAAKFAAPSDSVGDAREQAAAMIPEGASHTTLEKINYLQQMAEDESQPDSVREGVTAELKLIGSGAPVHPSFQRARQLVTAAQPDGDVMDVAKLAEEALARIKTAPKPKRRPSPTALTSRVDGDEPWPIRAFVVTWTELDGWWRHFDVDELAHQLSDAEIEMFLHVVEATVQVAEQLRAARDIDRADAESATQVGNLRAL
- a CDS encoding DUF6112 family protein encodes the protein MNVFPDFGSLSGIGDLRAVIGAMLTIILIVAVLMIIISAITWAIATSTGNPGVAAKARAGVFVALGAAILAGGGVTWVNWLINIGGQL
- a CDS encoding bifunctional DNA primase/polymerase codes for the protein MSAADSFVQVLDRTGHEKALGRSALALVARGIPVFPCAAGGKRPAVAGGFHAASAEADLVWRWWTAMPNGNIGMPTGAASGLVVVDVDVHGAVDGYSALERARREGLVDGWVAAVETPSGGLHLYFPASGDTDQRSWQSARAGIDFRGDGGYIIVPPSARAIEGETRRYTTLQLAHRMGHPLDAQRLRDFLDPPRRAAGPGDAVSEMAPADLTRLACWVSRLQEGERNHGVFWAACKMAEKDVPTGAALDALTAAGASAGLSEREVTTTVRSAYRAVQGRSSQRLPASEPMTRPHRPRPITDSRALA
- a CDS encoding conjugal transfer protein TrbL is translated as MSVCDIPVIANVCDAVGEGAATLVSAPFDWLAATMGQAAGWLIAAMWTIFDSTTLVDVQSQGYLDVYNLLFGIGVFIVLLFFCFQLILGLIRREPAALSRAALGAAKAVLGSFVVITLTATALEIVDQLSIGIVQAAGETTETMGDKIALLTAGLTTINIAAPGVGAIITIFLAGLMICAVAIVWFSLIIRKALLLVAIVLAPIAFAGAAWDVTRGWIGKWVAFVVALIVSKLVLVVVFLVAITQVSTPIEADLASVTEPISGIVLLFIAAFAPYMVYRFISFLGFDLYQAMGSEQEAKNAVNRPVPVPSKPQGDGVKKVLDGGSGGGSGGSSGATPASSGAGGATAPAGASTSRAAAGAKAGTGASGSAGASAGAGAGAGAGAAAAAGPAAAVIIGAEVVKGAATAGPKLGQAIGGTAETAMTGAGEIGAAPSATPTATAAPSVPQPPAPRSDPAPPSTPRPRPNGKE
- a CDS encoding DUF6545 domain-containing protein, which codes for MIQTLVAILMWVLVASLLILRRGRPDRSITYASVTIAIAMTLNVDAIYLAVDPFLGGTNITTLLSDALLMIGLFFLGRAAMKAGEYRPRLVRAAVGRPALILALVTTTVLFFFIDRGASTATFMLDLGDQPVTAAYSMIGFTYCGIVLAAMFALAARQLRVGTGIQRIPALLLLLGSACGVGLAVVVLVMDVAHVASHLELMSTFGEVYGPLSLLTFLFLCAGFAGQPVVRSLRERTRRAQIAQITGELEPLWQRATSVRPGLSSTDALGASLDDPEGRLHREVVEIRDAMIDPRVTFEVTPAEEALLERAEAQLLGLDSGVARIVLRADRGDSSMEHA
- a CDS encoding ArdC-like ssDNA-binding domain-containing protein, which encodes MVSTEERRATREAKLDELHEKLTEAVEKLVSGEDWAAALRFAARFRSRSFNNTLLIWMQHTAAFEAGLVSEPMPSYVAGYKQWQQLGRQVERGQPGYQILAPVTGRFASATPADPASWRRLNRFEKPRPSEEVRSKMIGVRPAYVWDAAQTSGDALPTPPAPTLLKGDAPEGLWAGLAERIEAAGFQLLNVEHEGLIHGANGVTDYMEKTVKVRENMDPAARVKTLAHELAHVLMHGPDQDAARQHRGVGEVEAESVALMIGAAHGMDTGDYTIPYVTSWAANVDGQEPAEIVRATGERVRATAMKILDQLDTQMIGDGTPPGLDRTAGRTNSAPAGRANVAPTSAASPGQAAAPESRGL
- a CDS encoding DUF2637 domain-containing protein, producing MRTIRARRSAIITAVAGTVFIAAGAFWLSFTSLADLAARSGIGAGQAWAWPLIVDGVIVVSTVAVVALAGSRSAWYPWTLLAGAAAVSVTANSIHAVVAADADVPSVLAAAVAAVPPVVLLAITHLTVLLMRTPVAATERSEDAPLSPQEQATALRDEGWSNKRIARELDVHPSTVGRWFASVPTEHERARSAPDETEDAT